One genomic segment of Flavobacteriaceae bacterium includes these proteins:
- a CDS encoding tetratricopeptide repeat protein, which yields MRKQVLVIFVSLIAVGLFAQKSELKTAEKAIKKSDYRTASTALMAAKSLVSNMDVKTRAKFHYLEVQAYKGVRKYEAAATAFKNLQDVENTSGRKKYAATAKPMVDEMVVEVSNRAATLFTKDKDFLNAAKDFLLAYTLDPTDTASLQNSALSSYNAQDFEGALEKYRQLKDIGYTGITTIYYAKEKATGIERNLGSKTQRDNMVRLGQFKEPRDEVTSSKKASIIKYIAAILAKLDRYKEAVKMIKEARAQDPDDLNLLLTEADFYIKLEKMDEFEKLLKKAVELAPNNHLLYYNLGIINSDKKGKEEEAMGYFKKAIELKPDYADAYSSMYRLIIAKESEINDQMEGLTDFDKYDDLQAKKILIYKEALPYLEKADSLKRTVETVKVLKSLYEILEMNDKAKEYGEILDNMG from the coding sequence ATGAGAAAACAAGTATTAGTCATTTTTGTGAGCCTTATAGCAGTAGGCCTTTTTGCACAAAAAAGCGAATTAAAAACTGCAGAGAAAGCAATTAAAAAATCAGATTATAGAACAGCTTCTACGGCATTAATGGCAGCTAAAAGCTTGGTATCTAACATGGATGTAAAAACAAGAGCAAAATTTCACTATTTGGAAGTTCAGGCATATAAGGGAGTTAGAAAATATGAAGCTGCAGCAACGGCTTTTAAAAACTTACAAGATGTTGAGAACACTTCCGGTAGAAAAAAATATGCTGCGACTGCAAAACCTATGGTAGATGAAATGGTTGTTGAAGTTTCAAACAGAGCAGCCACTTTATTTACAAAAGATAAGGATTTTCTTAATGCTGCCAAAGATTTTTTGTTAGCATATACGCTGGATCCTACGGATACTGCTTCCCTCCAAAATTCTGCATTGAGTTCTTATAATGCTCAGGATTTTGAAGGTGCTTTAGAGAAATATCGGCAATTGAAAGATATTGGCTATACAGGTATTACCACCATTTATTATGCCAAAGAAAAAGCGACAGGAATAGAAAGAAATCTGGGGAGTAAAACTCAGAGAGACAATATGGTAAGATTAGGTCAGTTTAAAGAGCCCAGAGATGAAGTAACCTCCTCCAAAAAAGCGAGTATTATCAAATATATTGCAGCTATTTTAGCTAAACTCGACAGATATAAAGAAGCTGTTAAAATGATTAAAGAAGCGAGGGCTCAAGACCCCGACGATCTTAATCTCTTACTAACCGAAGCGGATTTTTATATCAAATTGGAAAAAATGGATGAGTTTGAAAAACTATTGAAGAAAGCCGTTGAGTTAGCTCCCAATAATCATCTTCTGTATTATAATCTAGGAATTATAAACAGCGATAAAAAAGGTAAAGAAGAAGAAGCTATGGGCTATTTCAAAAAAGCAATCGAGTTAAAACCCGATTATGCAGATGCATATTCAAGTATGTATAGATTGATTATTGCCAAAGAAAGTGAAATCAATGATCAAATGGAAGGCTTAACTGATTTTGATAAATACGATGATCTACAGGCAAAAAAAATATTGATATATAAAGAAGCATTGCCTTATTTGGAAAAAGCAGATAGCTTAAAAAGAACCGTTGAAACCGTAAAAGTGTTAAAAAGCTTGTATGAGATCTTAGAGATGAATGACAAGGCAAAAGAATACGGAGAGATTCTTGATAATATGGGTTAA